GATTAAACTTAACCGACGGCGATAAACTAGTGGTACTGCCTTACCAATATGTTCCAAATGGTGTAGAAATTGGCGATAACATTAATGTTTTTGTATTTGTGCAAAAAGACGGCCGCTTAACAGGAACTACTCAAAAGGCATATGCCGAAGTGGGCGATTTTGCTTTTTTGAAAGTAGTTTCTGATGGTGATGATGGCGTTTTTATGGACCTCGGTATTGATAAAGACGTATATGTTCCGGATCGCGAGCAAAAAAGGCCCATGCAAAAAGGCTATAAGTATGTGGTTTACCTATATTTAGACGAAAGTACCGGTCGCTTGTTGGCTTCTTCTAAACTGTATGATTTTGTTGAAGAAGAGGACTTCGATTTCGAAGAAGGTGACGAAGTAAGTTTATTGATTACCGAAGAAACCGATCTTGGTTTCAATGCCATTATCAACAATACTTATATCGGTTTGCTATACAATAATGAGGTTTTCGATAATATCCAACCAGGTGATCTGCGTAAAGGCTGGATCAAGAAAATCCGTGTGGAAGGCAAGATCGATTTAACCCTGCAACCTAGCGGTTATGGTCATATCCTCGATTCGAAAGAGATGGTGTTAAAAGAACTGAAAAAAAGTGGTGGTGTGATTGAATTGGGCGACAAAAGTTCCCCAGAAGATATTTACCATCGTTTCCAGATCAGTAAAAGTGCTTTCAAAAAAACCATTGGTTCATTATACAAAGAGCGCTTAATTGTACTTTCTGACGATTCGATCAGATTGATTACAGACGATGAGACAGAATAATTTATTTCATAAAATCATTACGATTGGTCGTCATTCCCAACTTGATTGGGAATCTTAAAGCGCTTGCATTACGATTCCCGCCTGCGCGGGAAAGACGACCAATCATGAATTAACCAGTAAAACTTACTATAAATCTAATTCAAATTAAACTTCTCGCTCTGAATTTTCACTGTATTCGAGGCCGAAACAATGGCCACGATCATAATTCCGATTACAATAGCTAAAATAACCTGCAAGGTAGAATATATCTTTGTTCCCGAAACGAAGATCTTTGAACCTTTAATCAGATCATTCCCAACTTTAGATTGTATTTTAATGAGCGCCGAAAGTTTAGCCAAAGTCTGGTTTGTAGCTTCCCTACCCAACGACTCATAAATTGCCCTCTCCTCTGTACCAGCCATGTTCAAAATTTTAACCTCCAATCCTTGCTGAACCGTTAATGCCCTTTTAAGATCGTTTAGAAAACTTTTTTCCTGCTTTACCAATAAAGTAAGTTCATATTTATTAATTACTGAATCTATTTTACGGTTGTGTTTATTCATTTTAACCAAACCCGCTGAGGGATGAATAATGTTGTTACCCAATAATATATCTTGAAGGATCTCTTTTTTATAATAAAGGTTTTCGGCAATAAAATATAGGTCTGTTGCCGGAACAAGCCTGTCATTGTACATGGAAATAAAAGATTCGTTAATCTGCTCTACACTTTTATCTTCCAAAAAGCGGATCAACAAGGTGCAGCACATGATGCAGAAAAGCAGGAAAGCTATTTTTAGCTTGTTTTTAAGACTAAAGGCAAATTTCATAATATAATTGGTTAGTATCTAAACTTCACTTGCTTTGACCGTCACCCTGAATTCATTTAAGGGTCTTGTAGCAGGAAAGATGTTGAAATAAATTCAGCAGACGATAGCTACTAAAAGTAATCCTCCTGCGCGGTTTTCGCGAAAAGTTGTGGCGCAAAATTGACTAAATATAACTCTTTTTTTGCTCGTGTTACAGCCGTGTATAACCAGCGGAGAAAATCGAGATCAATCATTTCTTCAGTTAGATAACCCTGATCAGCAAAAACAGCATCCCACTGTCCACCCTGTGCTTTATGACAGGTTACCGCATAAGCAAACTTAATTTGCAGGGCGTTATAAAAAGGATCGGCCTTAATGGCCAGCATCCGTTGCCTTTTATTGGCAATGTGTTCGTAATCTTCATTAAGTCCATCAAACAACTTTTTATTCTGCTCGTAAGGTAGATTTGCACTTTCTAAATTTAAGGTATCTAACATTACTTTGCAGCTAATCTGTCCTGCAGCGGGGAAATCCATAAACTCTAAAGTGGCATCAGCAAAACGGAATCCATAACGTTCTTCTTCTCCCCTCACGCGAATCACCTTTGCCATATCACCATTGGCAATAAAAGCCGTATCCTCGTTCTCTGGCAGCCAGAAATAATTGTTGCGCACCACCATAATCTGATCGCCACCTGTTAACTCTTCCTCGCGATACAGCAACCTTGCTCTAATCTGCTGGTTATACACATTGGCCGATTTATTGGAACGGCAAACCACCAGGGTATTTTCCATGCCGAATTTGCGGTAAGCATATTCCAGTCCTTCAACTAAACGTGCCCCAGGCATATTATAGATATCTGTATAACTTTTAGTCAGGAATTTAGGCATCGGATTTTCAGGATTTTTAGCAATCTGATTTCTCAACATGGTGGCATTGGCCAAAATACCCGATTTCTTTCCTTGCCTAACCACTTCCTTTAACTCGACAGATGACACGGTTAACGCAAATTTATCTTTGAGGTACTGTTCGTTCAGGGCCGGGCTATCTAAACTCCCCACGGGGGTAGCTGTGCCGTATCGCCTACAAAAAGCAAAAAACAATTTTTGGTGTTATATACAAACTCGAGCAGATCTCTTAATATCGAAGAACCTGTTTCGTTAAATTCATCGGCTATCATAGAAGCCTCATCGATAATAAACAATGTATTTTCGGCGAGGTTCGGTGCCAACTGAAACTGCATTTCCGGCGATGCTGCAGAGCGTTTGCGGTAAATCCGTTTATGTATAGTTAGCGCCTTCCGAAAAGAATATTGACTCATTACTTTCGCGGCCCTTCCGGTTGGTGCCAGTAACTCACTACGCAGGTTAAATTGTTTCAAGACCTTTACCAAAGCTGCTACAGAAGTAGTTTTACCCGTACCTGCATATCCTTTCAGCACAAAACAGCGGTACTCATCGTCCTGTTGCAAAAACAACGCCATCCGTTCGCAAAAAAGCAATTGCTCCTTAGTTGGGCTATGTTCGTATGCTGAAGCAATAAGCTGGCTTTTATCCTTGATCATTTAGGGTTTTGATTCTGAATTGGTAAATTATATAAAATTCGCTACCTGAAAATTGAAAAACTGGTTAATCCGTTAACGGTTTACGGCTATCGTTCATAAAAAACATTTTTTTGTTTTGAAAAGCAATTGCAATGCTAATCGGTTCCGGCAGTCCGTCTTTCCGCTATATCCCCGATGAAACCTATGAAACACTTAATGGCCCTTAAATCGGGGATGCCGCTTCAATACGGTTTAAGCGGCAAAGATAATGCTCTTTTTTAAGGGCATTCTGCCTAAACAATAAAACAATGTAACAATCAAGCAATTTTCGTTATAAGAGAAGTGTT
The nucleotide sequence above comes from Pedobacter riviphilus. Encoded proteins:
- a CDS encoding CvfB family protein; translated protein: MIEIGKYNELRILSKTEAGLNLTDGDKLVVLPYQYVPNGVEIGDNINVFVFVQKDGRLTGTTQKAYAEVGDFAFLKVVSDGDDGVFMDLGIDKDVYVPDREQKRPMQKGYKYVVYLYLDESTGRLLASSKLYDFVEEEDFDFEEGDEVSLLITEETDLGFNAIINNTYIGLLYNNEVFDNIQPGDLRKGWIKKIRVEGKIDLTLQPSGYGHILDSKEMVLKELKKSGGVIELGDKSSPEDIYHRFQISKSAFKKTIGSLYKERLIVLSDDSIRLITDDETE
- a CDS encoding MCP four helix bundle domain-containing protein; amino-acid sequence: MKFAFSLKNKLKIAFLLFCIMCCTLLIRFLEDKSVEQINESFISMYNDRLVPATDLYFIAENLYYKKEILQDILLGNNIIHPSAGLVKMNKHNRKIDSVINKYELTLLVKQEKSFLNDLKRALTVQQGLEVKILNMAGTEERAIYESLGREATNQTLAKLSALIKIQSKVGNDLIKGSKIFVSGTKIYSTLQVILAIVIGIMIVAIVSASNTVKIQSEKFNLN